The following coding sequences are from one Treponema parvum window:
- a CDS encoding BMP family lipoprotein: MKKIVFLFAVLIGASLVFAGGAKENSASSDSRPVVKLITDATGIDDKSFNAAAWRGILSYYGDTWENQKGRGNKYEVVSCQTQDMYIPVLKQISDEAPDLIVVTGFTFADALSEVSEEYPNQKYMIVDVDWVNKPNVMEFVFTEEQGSFLVGVAAALQAQEEKIAKPRFGFIGGVPGVTITKFEVGYIQGLRAVIPNAEIVDFYANDWGKPELAKTQAKNWYDSGVYAIYSAAGGTGNGTIAQAKEYRMSGKNVWAIGVDSDQYADGIYEGKKSAVLTSMIKRVEAASLYALKSVENKTFKSGVVNLSLADDGVGFSVANPDLKPSVVKKIEEYRANIISGKIKIIGTYKDALAAGKVPAGLGAKDN; this comes from the coding sequence GTGAAAAAGATTGTTTTTTTGTTTGCCGTTTTGATCGGTGCATCATTGGTTTTTGCCGGCGGAGCAAAAGAAAACTCTGCTTCTTCAGACAGCCGTCCCGTAGTAAAATTGATTACTGACGCAACGGGGATCGATGACAAATCTTTTAATGCGGCCGCATGGCGCGGAATTCTTTCTTATTACGGCGACACATGGGAAAATCAAAAAGGCCGCGGTAATAAATACGAAGTGGTTTCCTGCCAAACACAGGACATGTATATTCCCGTATTGAAGCAAATTTCCGACGAAGCGCCGGATTTGATAGTAGTTACGGGTTTTACCTTTGCGGATGCGCTTTCGGAAGTTTCGGAAGAATATCCCAATCAAAAATACATGATAGTCGATGTGGATTGGGTGAACAAACCCAATGTGATGGAATTTGTCTTTACCGAAGAGCAGGGATCTTTTTTGGTCGGCGTTGCGGCGGCTCTGCAGGCTCAGGAAGAAAAGATTGCAAAACCCAGATTCGGATTTATCGGCGGAGTTCCGGGCGTAACCATCACAAAATTTGAAGTAGGTTATATTCAGGGGCTTAGGGCCGTTATTCCGAACGCCGAGATCGTAGATTTTTATGCCAACGACTGGGGTAAACCCGAACTCGCAAAAACACAGGCGAAGAATTGGTACGACAGCGGAGTGTATGCGATTTATTCTGCGGCGGGCGGAACTGGTAACGGTACCATAGCTCAAGCAAAAGAATACCGCATGAGCGGAAAAAATGTGTGGGCGATCGGCGTTGATTCCGATCAGTATGCCGACGGTATTTATGAAGGAAAAAAATCCGCCGTTCTTACTTCGATGATCAAACGCGTCGAAGCCGCGTCTTTATATGCGCTTAAGTCGGTAGAAAACAAAACCTTCAAGAGCGGAGTCGTAAACCTTTCTCTGGCCGACGACGGCGTAGGTTTTTCAGTTGCAAATCCGGATCTGAAACCGTCGGTGGTTAAAAAGATCGAAGAGTACAGAGCAAATATTATCAGCGGAAAGATAAAGATCATAGGCACTTATAAAGACGCTTTGGCCGCAGGAAAAGTTCCCGCAGGACTCGGCGCGAAAGACAACTAA